A single genomic interval of Prionailurus viverrinus isolate Anna chromosome A2, UM_Priviv_1.0, whole genome shotgun sequence harbors:
- the PLIN5 gene encoding perilipin-5: MSAADMSEDEPVRPPRDSLWEQDRQNVVQRVVALPLVRTTCTAVLEAYSAAKDRHPLLGSACRLAEHCVCDLTARALDHAQPLLSHLQPQLASVNNLACRGLDKLEEKLPFLQQPSETVVTSAKDTVASSVTGVVGLARQSRRWSVDLKRSVSHAVDVVLGKSEELVDHFLPMTEDELAALAAEAEGPEVGSVEEQRRRQGYFVRLGSLSARLRHLAYEHSLGKLRQKKHHAQDTLAQLQETLELINLMQGGATPTAPARPGKVQELWEDWSQRSPENGRRRSQAELETLVLSRSLMRELQGTMDALETSVRGLPPSAQEKVAEVRRSVDALQSAFADARCFGDVPAAALAEGRGSVARAHACVDELLELVVQAVPLPWLVGPFAPILVERPAPPPDLEALVDEVVGGPDPRWAHLDWPAQQRAWEADHGDGPALPDDTSKEEPTPPSRAKHTLMPELDF; encoded by the exons ATGTCTGCAGCCGACATGTCAGAAGATGAGCCTGTGCGGCCCCCCAGAGACAGCCTGTGGGAGCAAGACAGGCAG AACGTGGTGCAGCGCGTGGTGGCCCTGCCCCTGGTCAGGACCACGTGCACCGCCGTCTTGGAGGCTTACAGTGCCGCTAAGGACAGGCACCCGCTGCTGGGCTCCGCCTGCCGCCTGGCCGAGCACTGCGTGTGTGACCTGACCGCCCGTGCCCTGGACCACGCCCAGCCGCTCCTGAGCCACCTGCAGCCCCAGC TGGCCTCCGTGAACAATCTCGCCTGCAGGGGTCTGGACAAGCTGGAAGAGAAGTTGCCCTTTCTCCAGCAACCTTCGGAGACG GTGGTGACCTCGGCCAAGGACACGGTGGCCAGCAGTGTGACGGGCGTGGTGGGCCTGGCCCGGCAGAGCCGCCGCTGGAGTGTGGACCTGAAGCGCTCCGTGAGCCACGCCGTGGATGTCGTGCTGGGCAAGTCGGAGGAGCTGGTGGACCACTTCCTGCCCATGACCGAGGACGAGCTCG CGGCCCTGGCAGCGGAGGCCGAGGGCCCGGAAGTGGGGTCCGTGGAGGAGCAGAGGAGACGACAGGGCTATTTTGTGCGCCTGGGCTCCCTGTCGGCGCGGCTCCGCCACCTGGCGTATGAACACtctctggggaaactgaggcagaagaaaCACCACGCCCAGGACACGCTGGCCCAGCTGCAGGAGACACTGGAGTTG ATCAACCTCATGCAGGGTGGGGCCACACCCACTGCCCCCGCCCGCCCTGGGAAGGTGCAGGAGCTCTGGGAGGACTGGAGCCAGCGCTCCCCAGAAAACGGCCGTCGCCGCAGCCAG gCAGAGCTGGAGACGCTGGTCCTGTCCCGGAGTCTGATGCGGGAGCTGCAGGGCACAATGGACGCGCTGGAGACCAGCGTGCGGGGCCTGCCCCCCAGCGCCCAGGAGAAGGTGGCCGAGGTGCGGCGCAGCGTGGACGCCCTGCAGTCCGCGTTCGCCGACGCCCGCTGCTTCGGCGATGTGCCGGCGGCCGCCCTGGCCGAGGGCCGGGGCAGCGTGGCCCGGGCCCACGCCTGCGTGGACGAGCTCCTGGAGCTGGTGGTGCAGGCCGTGCCGCTGCCCTGGCTGGTGGGGCCCTTCGCGCCCATCCTCGTGGAGCGGCCCGCGCCCCCGCCTGACTTGGAGGCTCTGGTGGACGAGGTCGTGGGGGGCCCTGACCCCCGCTGGGCTCACCTGGACTGGCCGgcccagcagagagcctgggaaGCCGATCACGGGGACGGGCCAGCCCTCCCAGACGACACTTCCAAGGAGGAACCCACGCCCCCCAGCCGCGCCAAGCACACCCTGATGCCAGAGCTGGACTTCTGA